The DNA window TCTACAGCCAACAATTTTTGATAACTATGAAGTAAAGCTTTCTGCTTTTGATTATGCATTTATTGGATATAGTGTAAGTTCAGCAAAGAATCAGGTGGCTCAGATTATCAGAAAAGATGGTAAGAATCTCTTCAACGAACAGGTGAATATCTCCAGTATGAGGATTCATAATTTCAATATAGGCCTTCCTGTACCATTTATGATTTTCAGTAAGCCTATGAGTGAGATCATGAAGTTTGATTTTAACCCTGATAAGATTAACTTTATGTATATCTACGCCGGATACCAAAAACATGAAATTGATAATTTAAACAATAGAGGATTTTGGATTTTCAATGTGATGACTCAGTTAATTTTACCTAAGCAAATAAAGCTGACGGCTAATTATAGTTATCTGACTCCAAAAGCAGGCTATTTCTACTTTACTGCAGAGAAACCATTCAGCAACACGGTTGATATTACCTTAACTAAAAAGTTTTTGGATAATCGCCTTACAGTCTCTGTTTTTGCCAATGATATCTTCAATGGGCAGGTAATGCAGGTACGTTCTAATCCACCAAATGGCGAAGCTGTTACGCTAAGAACGAAATATGATACAAGAAACTTCGGGATCTCTATTAATTATAAAATTCCAACTAAGAATAAATTAGCTAAGGAAGACCCTAATATCTTAAACAGTACTAAAAAAGAGGACAACGGCGGAGTAATGCAACAGGACAATAAATAAAACTTCGTGAAATTGCAAAATCGTTGATTTGTTAATTTGTACACTCGTGCTCAATGTTGTCTGTCATTTCAACAAAGGAGAAATCTATACTAAGTATTAAAATAAAAAAGGAGGCAGTAAGAATATTCTTACTGCCTCTCTTATTTAAAACAATATAATTTAAAAATTAATGGTTTGAAATCGCCATTCTAAAGTATCGATAAGAGTTAGTTGATTTAGATTTAAAGGTAAATCTGTTATTATTTTTAAAGTCAGATGCGCCATCATACTTCCCACAATTCCGGGTAATGAACCCAGGACACCAAGGCTGTCACAATCATTAAGGTCTTCATCAAAAGGAGGTTCAGGAAAAAGATCTCTTAAATTTTTGCTCTCTTTATAATTAAATATTGCAACCTGGCCAGAAAACCCAAGTATACTTCCATATACCAAAGATTTTTCTAATGTTACACAGGTATCATTAATTAAATATCGAGTGGCAAAGTTATCTGATCCATCTACTACAAGATCATATTCAGAAATTATTTTTTCAATATTGGATTGATCTATTTTCTCTTCAATAGGAATGACATTTACATGATGATTGAGACTCTCAACAAACTCGACTGCGCTTTTTACCTTTGACGTTCCTACACTGTTTTCACTATAAATAATCTGTCGGTTTAGATTATGTAATTCTACGACATCAAAATCTGCGATTCCCAATGTTCCAACCCCTGCAGCAGCCAAATACTGAATAACCGGACTTCCAAGTCCTCCAGCACCAACAAC is part of the Chryseobacterium paludis genome and encodes:
- a CDS encoding HesA/MoeB/ThiF family protein, giving the protein MNSEEMFSRYSRQIFINEIGVAGQRKIINAKVLVVGAGGLGSPVIQYLAAAGVGTLGIADFDVVELHNLNRQIIYSENSVGTSKVKSAVEFVESLNHHVNVIPIEEKIDQSNIEKIISEYDLVVDGSDNFATRYLINDTCVTLEKSLVYGSILGFSGQVAIFNYKESKNLRDLFPEPPFDEDLNDCDSLGVLGSLPGIVGSMMAHLTLKIITDLPLNLNQLTLIDTLEWRFQTINF